One stretch of Rathayibacter festucae DSM 15932 DNA includes these proteins:
- the hisC gene encoding histidinol-phosphate transaminase: MVRVTDQQEPPVRLRPEILALPAYRQGRAASADAFKLSSNENPFDPLPSVLERVQAITDFNRYPDAAATALRTALAESYGVGIDEVVVGAGSVAVIAQLITAAAGPGDEVVHAWRSFEAYPSLITTAGATGVRIPLRADDTHDLDAMAQAITERTRLVIVCSPNNPTGTVATADDVAAFLEQVPADVLVLLDEAYAEFVGDERAVDGATLLGRHPNLVVARTFSKAYGLAGLRVGYAIGHPRILDAARSTAIPLSVTRFAETAAVASLEHREELLERVGRIAQLRDHLWQALLDQGWTIPKSEANFLWFDTREQTEAAAAVFERAGVVVRAFPPEGIRVSVGEASSVDKLLTAAAEIVGTLPKGHPARRIG; this comes from the coding sequence ATGGTCCGGGTGACCGACCAGCAGGAGCCACCCGTCCGCCTCCGCCCCGAGATCCTCGCTCTGCCGGCCTACCGCCAGGGCCGCGCCGCCTCCGCGGACGCGTTCAAGCTCTCCTCCAACGAGAACCCGTTCGATCCGCTGCCCTCGGTGCTCGAGCGGGTGCAGGCGATCACCGACTTCAACCGCTACCCGGACGCCGCGGCCACGGCGCTCCGGACGGCGCTCGCCGAGAGCTACGGCGTGGGGATCGACGAAGTCGTCGTCGGAGCGGGGTCCGTCGCCGTCATCGCCCAGCTGATCACCGCCGCCGCGGGACCGGGCGACGAGGTCGTGCACGCCTGGCGCTCCTTCGAGGCCTACCCCTCCCTCATCACGACCGCCGGCGCCACCGGCGTGCGCATCCCCCTGCGCGCCGACGACACGCACGACCTCGACGCGATGGCGCAGGCGATCACCGAGCGCACCCGCCTGGTGATCGTCTGCAGCCCGAACAACCCCACCGGGACCGTCGCCACCGCGGACGACGTGGCGGCCTTCCTCGAGCAGGTGCCGGCCGACGTCCTCGTCCTGCTCGACGAGGCCTACGCCGAGTTCGTCGGCGACGAGCGCGCGGTGGACGGCGCGACCCTCCTCGGCCGCCACCCCAACCTCGTCGTCGCCCGCACCTTCTCCAAGGCCTACGGACTGGCGGGGCTGCGCGTCGGCTACGCGATCGGGCACCCGCGGATCCTCGACGCCGCCCGCTCGACCGCCATCCCCCTCTCGGTCACCCGCTTCGCGGAGACCGCGGCGGTCGCCTCGCTCGAGCACCGCGAGGAGCTGCTCGAGCGCGTCGGCCGCATCGCCCAGCTCCGCGACCACCTCTGGCAGGCGCTGCTCGACCAGGGCTGGACCATCCCGAAATCCGAGGCGAACTTCCTCTGGTTCGACACCCGCGAGCAGACGGAGGCGGCCGCGGCGGTCTTCGAGCGGGCCGGCGTGGTCGTCCGCGCCTTCCCGCCCGAGGGCATCCGGGTGTCGGTGGGCGAGGCGAGTTCTGTCGACAAGCTCCTCACGGCGGCGGCGGAGATTGTCGGGACCCTCCCGAAGGGGCATCCCGCGAGGCGGATAGGTTAG
- a CDS encoding HAD family hydrolase has protein sequence MTGLEAVPAPESATGLQAVLWDMDGTIVDSEPAWVRAQEVLAGRFGREWTQADALALIGSTMEQTVRALQAAGVELPDAEVEAALERDVLAEMHRGLVWRPGARELLREVHRAGVRQAIVTTSSRVMAQVVVDALAAEVPLAALVTGDDVSRGKPDPEPYLLAAATLGVDIARCVAIEDSPTGLAAAVASGACAVGVPHDAELAPGPDRTLWPTLAGRGVADLEALLR, from the coding sequence GTGACCGGGCTCGAGGCGGTGCCCGCCCCGGAGAGTGCGACCGGCCTGCAGGCGGTGCTCTGGGACATGGACGGCACGATCGTCGACTCGGAGCCCGCCTGGGTGCGGGCGCAGGAGGTGCTCGCCGGGCGCTTCGGCCGCGAGTGGACGCAAGCCGATGCGCTCGCACTGATCGGCAGCACGATGGAGCAGACGGTGCGGGCGCTGCAGGCCGCCGGGGTCGAGCTGCCGGACGCCGAGGTGGAGGCGGCGCTCGAGCGCGATGTGCTCGCGGAGATGCACCGCGGGCTGGTGTGGCGGCCGGGGGCGCGCGAGCTGCTGCGCGAGGTGCACCGTGCGGGAGTGCGGCAGGCGATCGTGACCACGTCCTCGCGCGTGATGGCGCAGGTCGTCGTCGATGCGCTGGCGGCGGAGGTGCCGCTCGCCGCGCTCGTCACCGGCGACGACGTGTCGCGCGGCAAGCCGGATCCGGAGCCGTACCTGCTGGCGGCCGCGACGCTCGGCGTGGACATCGCGCGCTGCGTCGCGATCGAGGACTCGCCGACCGGGCTCGCGGCGGCCGTGGCGTCCGGGGCGTGCGCGGTCGGGGTGCCGCACGACGCGGAGCTCGCGCCGGGCCCTGACCGCACGCTCTGGCCGACGCTCGCCGGGCGCGGCGTCGCGGACCTCGAGGCGCTGTTGCGCTGA
- a CDS encoding alpha-N-arabinofuranosidase has protein sequence MTDSSATSSPAARVFLDPAAVVAPVNPRLFGSFVEHLGRCVYDGIYEPGHPTANEDGFRLDVVELVKELGSTTVRYPGGNFVSGYRWEDGVGPREDRPRRRDLAWHSLETNEVGLDDFAKWAKLTGSEIMYAVNLGTRGVLEALDVLEYANGKAGTFLADQRIANGSPEPHDIRMWCLGNEMDGPWQVGHMNADDYGKLASRTAKALKIADPSLELVICGSSGSSMPTFGEWERVVLEHAYDDVEYVSCHAYYQEYDGDLGSFLASSVEMEYFIATVAATVDHVKHKLRKTKDIKLSFDEWNVWYLQEWNEKEKADAAGDQSTREWAYAPRLLEDVYSVADAVVLGNLMITLLKNSDRVTSASLAQLVNVIAPIMTEPGGAAWRQTTFFPFSTTARLASGSVLRPRIEVGSYSTARHGDAPLVDSVATLDDGRAAVFLVNRSTTDALDVTVDVSGLRVSTVAEAVGIFDEDVYAKNTKDDQNRVVLKPVDAELADGVLTLTLPPISWTAVSLTA, from the coding sequence ATGACCGACTCCTCCGCCACCTCCTCCCCCGCCGCGCGCGTCTTCCTCGACCCGGCCGCGGTCGTCGCTCCCGTGAACCCGCGGCTGTTCGGCTCGTTCGTCGAGCACCTGGGCCGCTGCGTGTACGACGGGATCTACGAGCCCGGGCACCCGACCGCGAACGAGGACGGCTTCCGCCTGGACGTCGTCGAGCTGGTCAAGGAGCTCGGCTCGACCACCGTCCGCTACCCGGGCGGGAACTTCGTCTCCGGCTACCGCTGGGAGGACGGCGTCGGTCCGCGCGAGGACCGTCCGCGCCGCCGCGACCTGGCCTGGCACTCCCTCGAGACCAACGAGGTCGGCCTGGACGATTTCGCGAAGTGGGCGAAGCTGACCGGCAGCGAGATCATGTACGCCGTCAACCTCGGCACCCGCGGTGTCCTCGAGGCGCTCGATGTCCTCGAGTACGCCAACGGCAAGGCCGGCACCTTCCTCGCGGACCAGCGGATCGCGAACGGGTCGCCGGAGCCGCACGACATCCGGATGTGGTGCCTGGGGAACGAGATGGACGGCCCGTGGCAGGTCGGTCACATGAACGCCGACGACTACGGCAAGCTCGCCTCCCGCACCGCCAAGGCCCTCAAGATCGCCGACCCGTCCCTCGAGCTCGTGATCTGCGGCTCGTCGGGATCGTCGATGCCGACCTTCGGCGAGTGGGAGCGCGTTGTCCTCGAGCACGCGTACGACGACGTCGAGTACGTCTCCTGCCACGCCTACTACCAGGAGTACGACGGCGACCTCGGGTCGTTCCTCGCGTCCTCCGTCGAGATGGAGTACTTCATCGCGACCGTCGCGGCCACCGTCGACCACGTCAAGCACAAGCTCCGCAAGACCAAGGACATCAAGCTCTCCTTCGACGAGTGGAACGTCTGGTACCTCCAGGAGTGGAACGAGAAGGAGAAGGCGGACGCCGCGGGCGACCAGAGCACCCGCGAGTGGGCGTACGCGCCGCGCCTGCTCGAGGACGTCTACTCCGTCGCCGACGCCGTCGTGCTCGGCAACCTGATGATCACGCTGCTGAAGAACTCCGACCGGGTCACCTCCGCGTCGCTCGCGCAGCTCGTCAACGTCATCGCGCCGATCATGACCGAGCCCGGCGGAGCGGCCTGGCGGCAGACCACGTTCTTCCCGTTCTCCACCACCGCGCGCCTCGCGTCGGGCTCGGTGCTGCGGCCGCGGATCGAGGTCGGGTCCTACTCCACCGCGCGCCACGGCGACGCACCGCTCGTCGACTCGGTCGCCACCCTCGACGACGGTCGCGCCGCGGTCTTCCTCGTGAACCGCTCGACGACCGACGCCCTCGACGTGACCGTCGACGTCAGCGGCCTCCGCGTCTCCACCGTCGCGGAGGCTGTCGGGATCTTCGACGAGGACGTCTACGCCAAGAACACCAAGGACGACCAGAACCGCGTCGTCCTGAAGCCCGTCGACGCCGAGCTGGCCGACGGCGTGCTGACGCTGACGCTGCCCCCGATCTCCTGGACGGCGGTCTCCCTGACGGCCTAG
- a CDS encoding phage holin family protein — MRRLLLGLATNAVALWLTTLVVAGVRVDPYEQGPTAAVLTYLLVAVIFGVVNSVVGRVVRVVAFPLYVLTLGLVSFLVNGLLLLLTAWISGLFGFGLVVDGFWWGVLGALVLAIVNWFIGLLLRPFARDRRRD; from the coding sequence ATGCGCAGACTCCTCCTCGGCCTCGCCACCAACGCCGTCGCCCTCTGGCTGACCACGCTCGTCGTCGCGGGTGTCCGCGTCGATCCGTACGAGCAGGGGCCGACCGCCGCGGTGCTCACGTACCTCCTCGTCGCAGTGATCTTCGGCGTCGTCAACTCCGTGGTCGGCAGGGTGGTCCGCGTCGTGGCCTTCCCGCTGTACGTGCTGACGCTCGGTCTCGTCTCCTTCCTGGTGAACGGCCTGCTCCTGCTGCTGACGGCCTGGATCAGCGGCCTCTTCGGCTTCGGCCTGGTCGTGGACGGCTTCTGGTGGGGCGTCCTCGGCGCCCTCGTGCTCGCGATCGTCAACTGGTTCATCGGGCTGCTCCTGCGCCCCTTCGCTCGCGACCGCCGCCGGGACTGA
- a CDS encoding thiamine pyrophosphate-dependent dehydrogenase E1 component subunit alpha, with amino-acid sequence MAATSETPTVQFLTADGRFAPTPAAEQYAPLLDGIDEAQHRSFYREMAVVRRFDIEAANLQRQGQLGLWVPSHGQEAAQVGSAFALRPQDHVFPSYREHVVAKVRGVDLLRVLALLRGVTHGGWDPADPAHGNFHLYTLVLGSQALHATGYAMGLTFDGATGTGDPEKDAAVIVYFGDGASSQGDVSEAMVFAASYQTPEVFFLQNNHYAISVPVATQSRSPLYLRSSGFGIPGVQIDGNDVLASYAVTAKHLADARSGGGPQFIEALTYRIGAHTSSDDPTKYRTDDELASWVAKDPITRFAAYLRGLGAPQSFFDEVDEEAKDFAADIRQRLLALEAPPVDVMFDHVYSEPHQQVAEQKAWLQGYEDALGGDPR; translated from the coding sequence GTGGCAGCCACCAGCGAGACGCCGACGGTCCAGTTCCTCACCGCGGACGGCCGGTTCGCGCCGACCCCCGCGGCCGAGCAGTACGCCCCCCTTCTCGACGGGATCGACGAGGCGCAGCACCGCTCCTTCTACCGCGAGATGGCGGTCGTCCGCCGGTTCGACATCGAGGCGGCGAACCTGCAGCGGCAGGGTCAGCTCGGACTCTGGGTGCCGAGCCACGGGCAGGAGGCGGCGCAGGTCGGCTCCGCGTTCGCGCTGCGCCCGCAGGACCACGTCTTCCCCTCCTACCGCGAGCACGTCGTCGCCAAGGTCCGCGGCGTCGACCTGCTCCGCGTCCTCGCGCTGCTGCGCGGCGTGACGCACGGCGGCTGGGACCCGGCCGACCCCGCGCACGGCAACTTCCACCTCTACACGCTGGTCCTCGGCTCGCAGGCGCTGCACGCGACCGGCTACGCGATGGGCCTCACCTTCGACGGCGCGACCGGCACGGGCGACCCCGAGAAGGACGCGGCGGTCATCGTCTACTTCGGCGACGGCGCCTCCAGCCAGGGCGACGTCAGCGAGGCCATGGTCTTCGCCGCGAGCTACCAGACGCCCGAGGTGTTCTTCCTGCAGAACAACCACTACGCGATCTCGGTCCCCGTCGCCACGCAGTCGCGCAGCCCGCTCTACCTCCGCTCCTCCGGCTTCGGCATCCCGGGCGTGCAGATCGACGGCAACGACGTGCTCGCCAGCTACGCCGTCACCGCGAAGCACCTCGCCGACGCCCGCTCCGGCGGCGGCCCCCAGTTCATCGAGGCACTCACCTATCGCATCGGCGCGCACACCTCGAGTGACGACCCCACGAAGTACCGGACCGACGACGAGCTCGCCTCGTGGGTCGCGAAGGACCCGATCACCCGCTTCGCCGCGTACCTGCGCGGACTCGGCGCCCCGCAGTCGTTCTTCGACGAGGTGGACGAGGAGGCGAAGGACTTCGCCGCCGACATCCGGCAGCGCCTGCTCGCGCTCGAGGCGCCGCCCGTCGACGTGATGTTCGACCACGTGTACTCGGAGCCGCACCAGCAGGTGGCGGAGCAGAAGGCGTGGCTCCAGGGCTACGAGGACGCGCTGGGAGGCGACCCGCGATGA
- a CDS encoding MFS transporter — MSTALAPPSAESRRARTAVAALFLTNGALFANLVPRFPEIKADLALDNAAYGVAIAAFPAGAVVAGLAAAVVIRRLGSGRAAVLGTILTAIGTVLAGFSPSLLVFAGALAFAGATDAITDVAQNSHGLRVQRRYGRSIINSFHAIWSIGAVLGGSMAAGAIALGLPRAVHLSISGVLFAAVALTALRFLLRGRDDETAAESGAAPVGRVRIRPRVVLLLAALVAVAIAGTLVEDAASTWAAVYLGGSLGATAAVAAYGFVALVGAQFVGRILGDRLVDRFGQRTVLRVGGAIAALGMGAALAFPSVPGTIAGFAAAGFGLATTVPAAMHEADEIRGLRAGTGVTIVSWLMRLGFLLSPPIVGLVADGAGLRVGLLVVPIAGVVAVLLAGVLGRRRTTGVAS, encoded by the coding sequence ATGTCCACCGCCCTCGCGCCGCCGTCCGCCGAGTCGCGCCGCGCCCGCACCGCCGTCGCCGCGCTCTTCCTCACCAACGGCGCGCTCTTCGCCAACCTCGTCCCGCGCTTCCCCGAGATCAAGGCCGACCTGGCGCTCGACAACGCGGCTTACGGAGTCGCGATCGCCGCGTTCCCGGCCGGCGCGGTCGTCGCCGGGCTCGCTGCGGCCGTCGTGATCCGGCGGCTCGGCAGCGGCCGCGCCGCGGTGCTCGGCACGATCCTCACCGCGATCGGGACGGTGCTGGCCGGCTTCTCGCCGTCGCTGCTGGTCTTCGCCGGTGCGCTCGCGTTCGCCGGCGCGACCGATGCGATCACCGACGTCGCGCAGAACAGTCACGGTCTGCGGGTCCAGCGCCGCTACGGGCGCTCGATCATCAACTCCTTCCACGCGATCTGGTCGATCGGCGCGGTCCTCGGCGGCTCGATGGCGGCCGGGGCGATCGCGCTCGGCCTGCCCCGCGCCGTGCACCTGAGCATCTCGGGGGTGCTCTTCGCGGCCGTCGCGCTGACCGCGCTGCGCTTCCTCCTGCGGGGCCGGGACGACGAGACGGCCGCCGAGTCGGGGGCCGCGCCGGTCGGGCGGGTTCGGATCCGCCCGCGGGTGGTGCTGCTGCTCGCGGCCCTGGTCGCGGTGGCGATCGCGGGCACCCTCGTCGAGGACGCGGCCTCGACCTGGGCCGCCGTCTACCTGGGCGGCTCGCTCGGGGCGACCGCGGCGGTGGCGGCGTACGGCTTCGTCGCGCTGGTCGGCGCGCAGTTCGTCGGCCGGATCCTCGGCGACCGGCTGGTCGACCGCTTCGGCCAGCGCACCGTGCTGCGGGTCGGCGGGGCGATCGCGGCGCTCGGGATGGGTGCGGCGCTGGCGTTCCCGTCCGTTCCCGGCACGATCGCCGGCTTCGCGGCCGCCGGCTTCGGGCTCGCGACCACCGTGCCCGCGGCGATGCACGAGGCCGACGAGATCCGGGGGCTGCGCGCGGGCACCGGAGTGACGATCGTCTCCTGGCTGATGCGGCTCGGCTTCCTGCTCTCGCCGCCGATCGTCGGTCTGGTCGCCGACGGCGCGGGGCTGCGCGTCGGGCTCCTGGTGGTGCCGATCGCGGGGGTCGTGGCGGTGCTGCTCGCGGGGGTCCTCGGTCGCCGGCGCACGACGGGAGTCGCGTCGTGA
- a CDS encoding alpha-ketoacid dehydrogenase subunit beta has product MSMAKALNAGLRRAMTENDRVLLMGEDIGPLGGVFRITEGLHAEFGPQRVLDTPLAESGIVGTAIGLAMRGFRPVCEIQFDGFIYPAFDQITSQLAKMTNRHEGTLTMPVVIRVPYGGHIGAVEHHQESNEAYFAHTPGLRAVSPSTPNDAYWMIQEAIASDDPVMFFEPKSRYWPKGDVDLRASAAPLHATRVVRQGDEVTVVGWGPMVSVLLQAAELAGEEGTSVEVVDLRSISPIDWEPLLASVRKTGRLVVAQEASANVSLGSEIAATVTEKAFYSLEAPVLRVAGFDTPFPPAKVEKLFLPDVDRVLEAVDRSLAY; this is encoded by the coding sequence ATGTCGATGGCGAAGGCGCTGAACGCCGGGCTCCGCCGCGCCATGACCGAGAACGACCGCGTCCTGCTGATGGGCGAGGACATCGGCCCTCTCGGCGGCGTCTTCCGCATCACCGAGGGCCTGCACGCCGAGTTCGGGCCGCAGCGCGTGCTCGACACCCCGCTCGCCGAGTCCGGCATCGTCGGCACCGCGATCGGCCTCGCGATGCGCGGCTTCCGCCCGGTCTGCGAGATCCAGTTCGACGGCTTCATCTACCCGGCCTTCGACCAGATCACCTCGCAGCTCGCGAAGATGACCAACCGGCACGAGGGCACGCTCACGATGCCCGTCGTCATCCGCGTGCCCTACGGCGGGCACATCGGAGCGGTCGAGCACCACCAGGAGAGCAACGAGGCGTACTTCGCGCACACCCCGGGTCTGCGCGCGGTCAGCCCGTCGACCCCGAACGACGCCTACTGGATGATCCAGGAGGCCATCGCCTCGGACGACCCGGTGATGTTCTTCGAGCCCAAGAGCCGCTACTGGCCCAAGGGCGACGTCGACCTCCGCGCCTCCGCCGCCCCGCTGCACGCGACCCGCGTCGTGCGCCAGGGCGACGAGGTCACCGTCGTGGGCTGGGGGCCGATGGTCTCCGTGCTGCTCCAGGCCGCCGAGCTCGCCGGTGAGGAGGGGACCAGCGTCGAGGTCGTCGACCTGCGCTCGATCTCGCCGATCGACTGGGAGCCGCTGCTCGCCTCGGTCCGCAAGACCGGCCGGCTCGTGGTCGCCCAGGAGGCGTCCGCGAACGTGAGCCTCGGCTCCGAGATCGCCGCGACCGTCACCGAGAAGGCGTTCTACTCGCTCGAGGCGCCGGTGCTCCGCGTCGCGGGCTTCGACACGCCCTTCCCGCCCGCCAAGGTCGAGAAGCTCTTCCTCCCCGACGTCGACCGCGTCCTCGAGGCCGTCGACCGCTCGCTCGCGTACTGA
- the glsA gene encoding glutaminase A — translation MTSPQDFDLDELRARVLEEDGGEVDDSIPELAAADPALCGIALALPDGTVRSSAQADVAFSIQSAVKPFLFALALLDTDGDALDRVGIEPTGEAFDALKLESGTGRPPNPMVNAGALLTAALVDGGDADGRGERILRGLSGFAGRSLEVDESVASNEHLLGDRNHALAHLMRAEGTLRRSADDAVAAYARACAVLVDAEALAVMGATLALGGVNPLTGERVVPAEVARDVVSVMATCGVYDGSGRWMRAVGVPAKSSVSGAIVLSAPGRLGAAVVSPPLDSQGTSVRGAAASTLLSAALSLHSFDPTPR, via the coding sequence ATGACTTCTCCCCAGGACTTCGACCTCGACGAGCTGCGGGCGCGCGTCCTCGAGGAGGACGGCGGGGAGGTGGACGACAGCATCCCCGAGCTGGCCGCGGCCGATCCAGCGCTGTGCGGGATCGCGCTGGCGCTGCCGGACGGCACCGTGCGCTCGAGCGCGCAGGCGGACGTCGCGTTCAGCATCCAGTCGGCGGTGAAGCCGTTCCTCTTCGCACTCGCCCTGCTCGACACCGACGGCGACGCGCTCGACCGCGTCGGCATCGAGCCGACCGGCGAGGCCTTCGACGCCCTGAAGCTCGAGAGCGGCACCGGCCGCCCGCCGAACCCGATGGTCAACGCGGGCGCCCTGCTGACCGCCGCTCTGGTCGACGGCGGCGACGCGGACGGCCGCGGCGAGCGCATCCTCCGCGGCCTCTCCGGCTTCGCCGGCCGCTCGCTGGAGGTCGACGAGAGCGTCGCCTCGAACGAGCACCTGCTCGGCGACCGCAACCACGCCCTCGCGCACCTCATGCGCGCCGAGGGCACCCTGCGGCGCAGTGCGGACGACGCCGTCGCCGCCTACGCCCGCGCCTGCGCCGTCCTCGTCGACGCGGAGGCCCTCGCGGTGATGGGCGCGACCCTCGCCCTCGGCGGCGTGAATCCCCTGACCGGCGAGCGCGTCGTGCCGGCGGAGGTCGCCCGCGACGTCGTCTCGGTGATGGCGACCTGCGGCGTCTACGACGGCTCCGGCCGCTGGATGCGCGCCGTCGGCGTCCCCGCCAAGTCGAGCGTCTCCGGCGCGATCGTCCTCTCCGCCCCCGGCCGCCTCGGTGCCGCCGTCGTCAGCCCGCCCCTCGACTCCCAGGGCACCAGCGTCCGCGGCGCCGCCGCGAGCACCCTCCTGTCCGCAGCCCTGTCCCTGCACTCCTTCGACCCGACCCCGCGCTGA
- a CDS encoding dihydrolipoamide acetyltransferase family protein, with protein MTEHFLLPDVGEGLTEAEIVSWRVKVGDEVSVNQVLVEIETAKSLVELPSPFSGTVVDVLVDEGQTVDVGTPIITVQGAGSVGSEIPAMPAQAAPPAAPPAPSTTEPGEGSGAALVGYGTAGGHVATRRRRPAAGAAPEKPARPAAAPRPTSVPASSALPVIAKPPIRKLAKDLDVDLLEVQATGLAGEVTRDDVIRHASQASVFRNIQTPAWGDSREDRIPVRGVRKAIASAMSRSAFTAPHVSVFVDVDATRTMEFVKRLKNSPDFAGVKVSPLLIMAKAIIWAVRRNPTVNSAWTDTDILVRHYVNLGIAAATPRGLLVPNVKDAQSMSLLELAQALEKLTLDARDGKTSAADMQNGTITITNIGVFGMDTGTPILNPGEVAIIALGTIKQKPWVVDGEVRPRFVTTVGGSFDHRVVDGDVVSRFVADVASVLEEPALLLD; from the coding sequence ATGACAGAGCACTTCCTCCTCCCCGACGTCGGCGAGGGCCTCACCGAGGCCGAGATCGTCTCCTGGCGGGTCAAGGTCGGCGACGAGGTGAGCGTCAACCAGGTCCTCGTCGAGATCGAGACCGCCAAGTCGCTCGTCGAGCTGCCCTCGCCGTTCAGCGGCACCGTGGTCGACGTGCTCGTCGACGAGGGCCAGACGGTCGACGTCGGCACGCCGATCATCACCGTGCAGGGCGCGGGCTCGGTCGGCTCCGAGATCCCGGCGATGCCCGCGCAGGCCGCGCCGCCCGCCGCCCCGCCCGCCCCCTCGACCACCGAGCCCGGCGAGGGCTCCGGCGCCGCGCTGGTCGGCTACGGCACCGCCGGCGGCCACGTCGCCACCCGCCGCCGCCGTCCGGCCGCGGGCGCCGCTCCGGAGAAGCCGGCCCGCCCGGCGGCGGCGCCGCGACCGACCTCGGTCCCCGCCTCCTCGGCGCTGCCCGTCATCGCGAAGCCGCCCATCCGCAAGCTCGCCAAGGACCTCGACGTCGACCTGCTCGAGGTGCAGGCCACCGGCCTCGCCGGCGAGGTCACCCGCGACGACGTCATCCGCCACGCCTCGCAGGCCAGCGTCTTCCGCAACATCCAGACCCCCGCCTGGGGTGACTCCCGCGAGGACCGCATCCCGGTCCGCGGCGTCCGCAAGGCCATCGCCTCGGCGATGTCGCGCAGCGCCTTCACCGCGCCGCACGTCAGCGTCTTCGTGGACGTCGACGCGACCCGCACGATGGAGTTCGTCAAGCGCCTGAAGAACTCGCCCGACTTCGCCGGCGTCAAGGTCTCGCCGCTGCTGATCATGGCCAAGGCCATCATCTGGGCGGTGCGGCGGAACCCCACGGTCAACTCCGCCTGGACCGACACGGACATCCTCGTCCGCCACTACGTCAACCTCGGCATCGCCGCGGCGACCCCGCGCGGCCTGCTCGTGCCCAACGTCAAGGACGCCCAGTCGATGAGCCTCCTCGAGCTCGCCCAGGCCCTCGAGAAGCTCACCCTCGACGCCCGCGACGGCAAGACCTCCGCCGCCGACATGCAGAACGGCACCATCACCATCACCAACATCGGCGTCTTCGGCATGGACACCGGCACCCCGATCCTCAACCCCGGCGAGGTCGCGATCATCGCCCTCGGCACCATCAAGCAGAAGCCCTGGGTCGTCGACGGCGAGGTCCGCCCCCGCTTCGTCACCACCGTCGGCGGCTCCTTCGACCACCGCGTCGTCGACGGCGACGTCGTCAGCCGCTTCGTCGCCGACGTCGCGAGCGTGCTGGAGGAGCCTGCGCTGCTGCTCGATTAG
- a CDS encoding TetR/AcrR family transcriptional regulator produces MTGTAESEPAPRAPRRTDPHRRDRIIDACLDVIAEEGVAGTSHRRVAAAADVPLGSMSYHFAGMDDLLHEAFTRFADSVAEQTLRRMTDARTPDEAREAVVDVVLHDIFGSRRELVITHELYTLAARRPSYRSITHSWMARSRAALERHVDPTTARMLDALMEGLTIHRALDEEPADDAVVREAVRRILG; encoded by the coding sequence GTGACCGGGACCGCTGAGAGCGAGCCCGCCCCGCGCGCGCCGCGCCGCACCGATCCGCACCGGCGCGACCGCATCATCGACGCCTGCCTCGACGTGATCGCGGAGGAGGGGGTCGCCGGCACCTCGCACCGCCGCGTCGCCGCCGCCGCCGACGTGCCGCTGGGCTCGATGAGCTACCACTTCGCCGGGATGGACGACCTGCTGCACGAGGCGTTCACCCGCTTCGCCGACTCCGTCGCCGAGCAGACGCTGCGGCGGATGACCGACGCCCGCACCCCCGACGAGGCGCGCGAGGCCGTCGTCGACGTCGTCCTGCACGACATCTTCGGCAGCCGCCGCGAGCTCGTGATCACCCACGAGCTCTACACCCTCGCCGCCCGGCGCCCGTCGTACCGCAGCATCACGCACAGCTGGATGGCCCGCTCCCGCGCCGCCCTCGAGCGCCACGTCGACCCGACCACCGCCCGCATGCTCGACGCCCTGATGGAGGGCCTCACCATCCACCGCGCCCTCGACGAGGAGCCCGCCGACGACGCCGTCGTCCGCGAGGCCGTCCGCCGCATCCTCGGCTGA
- a CDS encoding sugar O-acetyltransferase, giving the protein MDSTDHSAADHFAGDVRSNRERMLAGDLYIADDPESTRLAQRAARLADAYHRAALADEDAARPLLVELLGSLGEGAFVKPPLFVDYGENITIGSRTFVNYHLTALDVAAITIGADCQIGPNVQLLTPTHPVEPGPRRDKLEAARPITIGDNVWLGGGVIVCPGVSIGDDSVIGAGAVVTRDIPAGVVAVGNPARVIRSVTE; this is encoded by the coding sequence ATGGACAGCACCGACCACTCTGCCGCCGACCACTTCGCCGGGGACGTCCGCAGCAACCGCGAGCGGATGCTCGCCGGCGACCTCTACATCGCCGACGATCCGGAGAGCACGCGCCTCGCGCAGCGCGCTGCGCGACTCGCCGACGCCTACCACCGCGCCGCCCTCGCCGACGAGGACGCCGCCCGCCCGCTGCTCGTCGAGCTGCTCGGCTCCCTCGGCGAGGGCGCGTTCGTGAAGCCGCCGCTGTTCGTCGACTACGGCGAGAACATCACGATCGGCTCGCGCACCTTCGTCAACTACCACCTCACCGCGCTCGACGTCGCGGCGATCACCATCGGCGCCGACTGCCAGATCGGCCCGAACGTCCAGCTGCTCACCCCCACGCACCCGGTGGAGCCCGGTCCGCGCCGCGACAAGCTCGAGGCCGCGCGGCCGATCACGATCGGCGACAACGTCTGGCTCGGCGGCGGGGTGATCGTCTGCCCCGGCGTGAGCATCGGCGACGACAGCGTGATCGGAGCGGGCGCCGTGGTCACCCGCGACATCCCGGCCGGCGTCGTCGCCGTCGGCAATCCGGCACGCGTGATCCGGAGCGTCACGGAGTGA